A window of Malania oleifera isolate guangnan ecotype guangnan chromosome 5, ASM2987363v1, whole genome shotgun sequence contains these coding sequences:
- the LOC131154865 gene encoding xyloglucan 6-xylosyltransferase 2 has protein sequence MIERCLGGRRARQIQRGLRHCKVTFLCLVMTVVVLRGTIGAGKFGTPEQDFIEIRDHFYSRKRAQPQPHRVLEEVETTSSSSSSSSSSSSSSSSESNNYANFDLAKLLVDEGEDDKRDPNKPYSLGPKISDWDEQRAQWLERNPNFPNFVGPNKPRVLLVTGSSPKPCENPVGDHYLLKSIKNKIDYCRLHGIEVFYNMALLDAEMAGFWAKLPLIRKLLLSHPEIEFLWWMDSDAMFTDMAFEVPWERYKDHNFVMHGWNEMVYDQKNWIGLNTGSFLLRNCQWSLDILDAWAPMGPKGTIRTEAGKILTRELKDRPVFEADDQSAMVYLLMKGREKWGDKVYLESAYYLHGYWGILVDRYEEMIENYHPGLGDHRWPLVTHFVGCKPCGKFGDYPVERCLKQMDRAFNFGDNQILQMYGFTHKSLASRRVKRTRNETDNPLEVKDELGLLHPAFKAVKVSLSQ, from the coding sequence ATGATAGAGAGGTGCTTGGGAGGTCGAAGAGCGCGGCAGATCCAGAGGGGTCTCCGCCATTGCAAGGTCACCTTCCTGTGTCTCGTCATGACCGTCGTCGTCCTCCGCGGCACCATCGGCGCCGGCAAGTTCGGCACTCCCGAGCAGGATTTCATAGAGATTCGCGACCATTTCTACTCCCGCAAGCGCGCTCAGCCACAGCCCCATCGCGTTCTTGAAGAAGTCGAAACCACTTcgtcttcgtcttcttcttcttcttcttcttcttcttcgtcgtCGTCGGAATCTAACAACTACGCCAACTTCGATCTTGCCAAGCTGTTGGTGGATGAAGGAGAAGACGACAAGCGGGATCCGAACAAGCCGTATAGTCTGGGGCCCAAGATCTCGGACTGGGACGAGCAGAGAGCGCAATGGCTGGAGCGCAACCCTAATTTCCCCAATTTTGTTGGTCCCAATAAGCCTAGGGTTCTGCTTGTCACCGGGTCCTCGCCAAAGCCGTGTGAAAACCCTGTCGGTGATCATTACCTCCTGAAGTCGATCAAGAACAAGATCGATTACTGTCGGCTTCACGGGATTGAGGTTTTTTACAACATGGCTCTTCTGGACGCCGAAATGGCCGGGTTTTGGGCGAAGCTGCCGCTGATTCGGAAGCTTCTGCTGTCCCACCCTGAAATCGAGTTTCTGTGGTGGATGGATAGTGATGCCATGTTCACCGACATGGCGTTTGAGGTCCCATGGGAGAGGTACAAAGATCACAACTTTGTGATGCACGGTTGGAATGAGATGGTGTATGATCAGAAGAACTGGATTGGGTTGAACACAGGTAGTTTTTTGCTAAGGAATTGTCAGTGGTCGCTTGACATTCTCGACGCTTGGGCTCCCATGGGACCGAAAGGGACAATTAGGACTGAAGCTGGGAAGATCTTGACCAGAGAGCTCAAGGACAGACCCGTGTTCGAAGCTGATGATCAGTCTGCAATGGTGTATCTCTTGATGAAGGGGAGGGAGAAGTGGGGCGATAAGGTGTATCTGGAGAGTGCGTATTACTTGCACGGATATTGGGGAATTTTGGTGGACAGGTATGAGGAAATGATTGAGAACTACCATCCTGGTTTGGGCGACCATCGATGGCCATTGGTGACGCATTTTGTGGGTTGCAAGCCCTGTGGGAAGTTTGGGGATTACCCAGTTGAGAGATGTTTGAAGCAGATGGATCGAGCTTTCAATTTTGGGGACAATCAGATTCTTCAGATGTATGGTTTTACGCACAAATCATTGGCCAGTCGAAGGGTCAAGAGAACGCGAAATGAGACGGACAACCCGCTCGAAGTTAAAGATGAACTTGGATTGCTCCATCCTGCCTTCAAAGCTGTCAAGGTATCCCTTTCGCAATGA